Within the Synergistales bacterium genome, the region AGGAGCTTCCGCTACGGCTCGCGGCTGACCAACCCTGTCTACCAGTGGCCCAACCCCGACATCTACGTGCATCCCGCCTCGGGGCAGAAGCTGGACGGCAAGGAACGGCGCAACCTGAACCGCTGCTATCCCGGCGTGGAGGGCGGGGCGCTCACCGAGCGGCTGGCCTACGCCATCATGGAGCTGATCCGCAAGGAAGACCCCGTGCTGGCCTTCGACCTCCACGAGGCCTCGCCGGAGTACCCGGTGGTCAACGCCATCGTGGCCCACGAAACGAGCATGGAGCTGGCCGCCATGGTGGCCATGGAGCTGGAGGGCCTGGGGATCCCCATGCGGCTGGAGCCCTCGCCGAAGAACCTCCGCGGCCTGAGCCACCGGGAGTGGGGGGATTTCACCGAGACCAACCCGATCCTGATGGAAACGGGCAACCCCAGCCAGGGACGGCTCCGGGGCCGGACCGACGAGGCGCTGGTCCTCACCGGCGCCGACAAGGCCTACATGAAGGCCGCCGAACTGGGGCGGCTCTACATCCCCTACGACGGCGACCAGCCGATCCGCTACCGGATCGCCCGGCATGTGACCTCCATCATGACCTTTGTGCAGATGCTGGACATGATGTATCCCGACCAGGGCGTCACCATCGACGGGATCCCCGGCTTCGAGGGAATGATGGACCGCGGATACGGCGCCTTTCTCAACCCCACGGAGTGAGGGAGGTCCGCCACGGAGGGAGGTGGTGCGCAGCGGCGTGACCCGATCGGTGCGGAGAGCGTA harbors:
- a CDS encoding succinylglutamate desuccinylase — protein: MRGTVATAAVLLVAALGMTAYAGTQFVQMWEPDTVVPAPGFTVHHLSDYYAGVRETPADARVYIQEGAEPGGTIFILGGTHPNEPASSLSAILFLENARVKRGRLIVIPFANQMGFTHNAPQAGHPQGISFTLPDGETRSFRYGSRLTNPVYQWPNPDIYVHPASGQKLDGKERRNLNRCYPGVEGGALTERLAYAIMELIRKEDPVLAFDLHEASPEYPVVNAIVAHETSMELAAMVAMELEGLGIPMRLEPSPKNLRGLSHREWGDFTETNPILMETGNPSQGRLRGRTDEALVLTGADKAYMKAAELGRLYIPYDGDQPIRYRIARHVTSIMTFVQMLDMMYPDQGVTIDGIPGFEGMMDRGYGAFLNPTE